A region of the Ammospiza nelsoni isolate bAmmNel1 chromosome 14, bAmmNel1.pri, whole genome shotgun sequence genome:
ATGAAAATTACATTATAAGAGTGTTGAGTCTTCTGGAGgtttttaatacatttaaaataaacaaaaaaatcaagaaactCCAACATAGCTTTTTTTTGCTGGACAGATTTAAATAAGTCAAATTTTATTGAATCCACTTTGGATGTAAAAGTGAGTAGGGATTATCTTGGAGAATTgacaagaaatattttgctatGGCAGCCTTGCAGGTGGGAATCACTTCCTGCTtggatcagctgcagctctgtttctAATATCTGATGTGAAAGACTGTTCTCTCACAATCCTAATAATGAGTGATGATATGGCACAATATCACATAAATCACTGTCATGAGACCATTCTGCAAGAGATTTGTCAATAAAGaatgatttttgtgttttcacttTAATCTCCCAAATAAGAGAAAGAGCAGACAGCCACATAGGAGAGATCCTTAAAACAGGAAATCTGGTCCCAATATGAATGACAAATAGAATGTTTTGACTCTTTTCTGAGCCAGTACTAGTTTATTTTTAGTATCTTGGCTAAAGTTCACTTGGCATGTTGTGGTAGGATAGTGACCAGCAGGTTAGGAGTAGTTGTTTGGCAGTTTTCAGTGTTTCCTTAGGAATGCCACGTTTATAAAACACTCGTGCCAGTTTTACTCCTGTGTGTTCTGGGATGAAGCCCCCTTGGTGTGTTCCTTTAACGTTTTGGTTGCTCATTGATTAGAGCAGGTGCTAATGATGCTGGGGTTGTGGGTTCAGTCTCCATATGGGCCATTCATtacagagctgggctcagtgacccttgtgggtctcttccaatTCAGAATATCTCTGATTTATTGTTGTAGGCCAGCCCTTAAGTGAATTTATTcttaagcaaatatttttgcctCACAGTCTTGAAATAGCATGGAAAAAACCTTCTTAACTTTCAGGGAGGGATTTCAGTGTAGGCATTTCTGGTACTTACTATGTGTTCACTGTACataaacactttaaaaaaaaattatgagaagTTTTTCTGTTGTGTTGAGAATGCCttggagctctgcagaggggtAGGCGAGTCATGAGGCAGCTGAGGGATGTGCCCGAGGCCAGAGAGGAAGCTCTGGGTAGAGCTGGGTTTGATTTGTTGCACAAGTtcggtgctgctgctgcagctgccccacagcttttcctctgaGTGGAACTGCAGGAAATAGAAGAGTTACTGTAGAAGAAAGGAATGTTCACCCTCTACTAATGataaagaaatgcatttaattGATATGAAGGTAATTGTTCTGCTGTAATGCAGATCTTGTTGTACAGCAGGAGTGATATTCCCGTATCTGTGCTTATAGAATCAGACTGCCCTACATTGGAACAGACCTTAAACATTGTTTGGTttcaaacccctgccatggacagggacaccttccactacaccaggttgctcaaagccccatccaagctggccttaacacttctagggatgggACATCCTTTCATATGTTCTATTccatctatatttatatatatataatgtccATACTATAGCCATAAGCATTTTCAGAACAGTCATTAAAATAAGCTTTCCTGCCAAGAACAGTGTATCTGGTCagtttaaaagatatttttcatcAGGACAactgtatttttcaaagaaCTTTTGAACTTGCCCTTCCTACCTCTTTCACTCCCGTGCTAACCAATATGGGATCTTATTTAAGTAGAAGTTTTGGGGAGTTGGAGATTGAGCTATTGGGTGGGAAGGCTGTCTCAGGATGGATTGTGGATGTGACACAGAGCAAAGGCATGGAGTGACGAGTGTGTAGTAGGTGTGGGACTACTTGCTATGATACTTCTAGAGCTCCCGTTTAACTGTTTCAGCTCACTTGGTGTTCTGGAGGCAGTACCAAGGACAGAAGACTGTCCTCAGCAAACATTTAGGATTTCATCTTTCTACTATGAGAGCATGTATTCATACAGGTTATGTGTTacctttgaaattattttataggcatatggaaggaaaaatgtttggAGTTCTTGTCTGCTTTAGAATAAATCTTCTTAGTATTTGGTACTCCATGAGGTAGTAATCTGAGACATATGTAATTAGACTGAAATATTTGTAcaaaaaagagatttattttcatCTGAATGTAAGTTATAGTGGAATATAGAGTGTAAGGAGTCTTTGGTTCTGCAGTTATCTTATTGACTACAACATTTTTCATTGTTTGAGTGTAAGAAGCTATGTtgtacaaaaccaaaaatgtgaGCAAAACCATCTTAAACTAAGGATACCTTCAGGATTGAGGGAGGTCCTTTCCTTTGAAAGCACAGTTTAAAACTTTTAATCATAATCTTAACACTGTAAAATGCATCCAAGTTGTGCAGCTAGAGTGTGTGGGGAGGGTTCTTCTGTGGTGCATCATCTCTTAGCAGTTAAACTATGGTTTAGTGCTGAAAAGTCTTTTTTATAATTGCCTAGAAATGTGGTCAGTTTTGTAGAGCAGGCCAGGCATTACTACATCTTCCATATGTTGGTTTCACTTCTGAAAGCCTACACAACTGTGCTCCACATACAGTGCTAATTTGGTCTCGTTCTGTGCTGCGACTCATATATCCTCTGCAAGATCTGGGCTTCAGTCccttttaaattaattagtGCTTGCATTGCATTGTAAAGGTTAGCACAAATGCTAAATGTTAGTGATCTGCATTACACCCTGCATTGATTGGAAGGATGCAATAAGCTCTTGCCAACTGTTTTCCACCTCTcctgtttttctgcagaaatcctGTAGCCTTGTCATCCATTTGCCTGCTGTTCATGGTTCTTTGCGTGCAACTTTATGAATCTAAATTTTCCCAAGCAATTAATGATTGTAATTAATGAAgacattgtttcttttctcttaagAATGTCAAGCTGTCAGCTGAAGTAGAACCATTTATTCCTCAGAAGAAGGGTCCAGAAACACTAATGATCCCAATGGCGCTTCCTAATGACAGTGGAGGAATTAATGGCATGGAACCAACTCCAATCCCTAGCTACCTGATCACTTGCTATCCATTTGTACAGGAAAATCAATCCAACAGGTAATAAGTGGTTGTGATCTTCCTGGAAGATGATCTGGTTTTAAATGGGTTTGAACTTGCAGGCTTGAGAGGAGTCGGTGATTGTGGGCTGTCTATTAAGGTTTTTGTTCACCACATTTAACCCTTCATGTATGAGGAGGAAGTTTGTCTGCCTTCAGTCTTTTACCTGTAttcttccctttgcttttctcttatCATATTCTttgttgccttttctttttattggcTATGAAGGTCTGGTAAAAATCCCTCCCAAAGTTacctgctgtgctcttggatcATCTAGGTCAGTCAGGATGTTTTTTTTGTCTGATTCTCTGAATGAAGCAAAGGTTTGGGTGTCCCGCTTGGGTCCTGCCATGGTGAAACATGGCATGGTACTATGTAGCTTGTTCAGTATTATGTGTAACTGTATCCAGTTTTCTTCACATAATTAGTGAAGAATATGTTGAGTTTAGAAACTTATTATAATGAGCTGTTATTTTTGAAGGGATGATTAAggtctgaattttctttttccttttgttttctttttttttaaaataggcAGTTTCCATTATATAACAATGACATCAGATGGCAACAACCCAGCCCAAATCCTGCAGGACCATACCTTGCTTATCCTATAATATCTGCACAGCCACCTGTTTCTACAGAATATACTTACTACCAGCTGATGCCAGCACCCTGTGCTCAGGTCATGGGTTTCTATCATCCTTTCCCTACGCCCTATCCTGCACCCTTTCAAGCAGCAAGTGCTGTGAGTACAGTTACTGCAGAGTGCGCTGAGCGTCCCAGCCCCTCAGGCCAGGTCTTTCCATTGTCCACTCAGCGGAGCAGAAGCACTAACAGGGGACCAGTCATTCAAAAAGTAAGTCTGCTTTTGAATAGGAGAAGTAGAAgtgtataaaaagaaaatgtctttgcaGAGGAAGCACATATCTCATTTTtaatcagctttttttttgtgtttgtggcAATGcttgaaagcagcagcagcagctacagaTGCACATAAAAAGTAAACGTCCTCCAGTGAAAAATGTTGCCACTCAGAAGGAGACCAGTTCATCAGGTCCTGAGAACAGATCAAAGATTGTTTTGTTGGTTGATGCATCACAGCAAAcaggtaattttatttttaagttctGGGTGTATGAAATAACTAGAACTACGTGTCAGTTGTCATCTTTTCTAAAAGAGGGTGGACCTGATTCAGATGCAGCTTTTAAGAGAAGTCTGTGCAGCTCAAAAGGATAATGAAGAAAAGGTGCTGATGGTTGCAGATACCTTCTCAGTATGTCACCTTATAATGTTGCAGTGACATGGTACTCCTGCTGAGACTTTGCCAACTCATGAAGGAGTTTGTTATCAATAACAGTGGGACCTAGATGTAATTTAAATTCAGTGCTGGTTTAATGCAAAGACTgactttttatttgtttttatgatGTGTAGTTTTTTGATGTCTCTTATGAATTCCTATTTTCTTATGAATTTCCtaatttccaattatttttattttattgtttcttgAAGACTTTCCTTCAGATATAGCCAATAAGTCACTTTCTGAGAGTGCCTCCACGATGCTTTGGAAGTCAAAAGGCAGGCGCAGGAGAACCTCTCACCCTGCTGCAGAGTCCTCCAGTGAGCAGGGAGCAAGTGAGGCAGACATTGACAGTGACAGTGGCTACTGCAGTCCCAAGCATGGCAATAACCAGGCTGCAGCTATGGCTTCAAGAAACACAGATTCATGTGCAATGAATGTATGTAAACATAACTGAGTAACTTAACTATATTTGTAGCCTACAGACTAATGAAAATTActaaaaaattgttattttttccttttcaggttGTAGAACCATCAATAAATACAAGTAAGCATTGCCTTGACTGgtgagctttttaaaatttggctGGGTTGCATTCGTATTTTTGCTTTCCATACCTCTTGATCTACTTCAGCATGCTGCTCTAACTGATCAGATACTTCTGAGGATGCATCTTTACTGTGATTTCCAACCACCTCCACTAAGACGTGTTTCTTGCTGAATGAACAAGTATATAGCTCTCACTAATAATTTCTTAACAGCTGCCTTTCTTTAATGGGTTTTAAAAAAAGCTAGAAACTCCAGTGGAAGCATTCAGACAAAGCTGTGCTCCTGTTTAGTTTTTCCTCATACCTGGGTAGTAACTGAGCCAGGGAGTTCTTCTGTATTTCAGAAGCACTGATACCTTTTAGAGGCTTTACATATACCATGAACAAATAGTTTGATTAGCCTGGAAATAGTAGGTGATACCAGGGACTGCTATTTATGACTGAACAGAAATAGATATGGATATGAACCTGAGATTTCCTTTCTCACTGCTTTGTGGTGATCAGTTCTTGGCAGCTTGAATGTTCCACAAAGGTAACTGCCAGCATCTGAGAATAGCTGCGGAAGTCAGTGTTGTCACAGGAGAATTAGACTTTCCCCAAGAATTTTATTTGTATCAGGACTGTGTTCCTGGCTCTGGTGGTATATGAATCATGATATGTTCTGGATACTAATTCAGTTTTTCATCGATGGCACTTCTCTTTCAGCTGGTATAGGTTGGACTAATGTAAATTCCCAAGCAACTCAAAAAAAACCTTGGATTGAAAAAACTCCAACCTTTTCTAGAGGTGGAAGACAAGCTGAGCAAAGAAATAATCCACAGGTATGCTGCCAGTGGTTCTCAGCTGAAGtatttggggctttttaaaatatggagaAATAAGGAATTTGGAGGGAATTATAAAATTAACATTCTGAAACTATGTAATGGAAACAGTGTAGAAGTTAACCATAAAGTCTAGTTGCACATTTGTTCATTTGCACATTTCTAACTGGTATGTTTTGTAAGTTAGCTCTATATCATATATATAGATCTATAAAATTTAATGTCCTTAACAGTTCTCTGCCTATAGCCTGTGCTTTATCTGTATCTGCCTAGGAAGAACATTGGATATATAAAGCAACCTGTGAAATGACGATAGTGTGGATGTGGAAAAGTTAGTTCAGTTTTTGACCCATTCacacctcagaaaaaaaaaaaattctcaaactTTCTAAAGAAAGATTCTGATGTGTTGGTGAACTAGAATCCCATGTTTTAACTCCTGTTGTCTTcaaaactttttaaagtttACATTAGCAtaccattttaaaaacattttttattatttcttaatgACTTAAAGTTATTTTATTCTGAAGCTTGAATATCTTTCTTTGAGACTACCTTCAATTGGGACAGGATTTCTGCTATTAGTGTGTGAGGAGAATGGAGAAGGTTGTCTTCCTAATTTTGAGAGATTTTATTGGGGCTGGTGATCCAGAGGGGTACAAAGAAAGCTGAAACATTGGCCTGTGTTTGAACATAGGTTTTTGCTTGAATTCTGTTATTGCAGACAAGAAATCTGAGCTCCAAGTGGGAGCTTTGTATAAACATGCCTGTTTGTGCAAACATATGTGAGCCAGCTTGGCCTGTTTAGGTTTTTAGATGGAATTCTTAAATTGTCTTGAATCTTCCTGTTTGGTAACGGTGGGTTTATTATAGAAAGAAGTTTGTGGATGCTTGTATCTGGCAGTGTAGCAGTTCTGAATCTTTTTATAACCTGCTGTCAAATCAGAGGCTTTGGAAGCCACTATTGTTAGTTTGTGGCATTGGGAGAGCAGGAAGAACCAGACTTTCTTTCATCCAGTCACAGTTTAGGCTCTAAATGTGGCAGCTCTTTtagatatttaaaaacaaagctggCACAAAAAGTTTTAAATGAGGCTGCCTCAGCCAAATTCACTGTACCTCAAGGCAGAATTGTCCTAGAAACTATTTTCTGTTGAAACTAAATTGGTATGAGGTCTGTAGGAAATTTTCTGGAGAAACAGGTAGGTATAAATGTGAAATTCAAGTCATCCACTGGTTTTTGCCAACCACTTGCACATAGGTTCCCACCAACCTGTCACATAATAAACAGAAGAACAGTTATACCACTATGCTGCTGTCTCTGGCCTTTAGAGAATTGTGTGCATGGGCATTGTCATAAAAAATGTGTTGAAAAGGCAGTAACTGCATGCAGAATAATTATGTAGTGGGAGGAAGTTCTTTGGAGTGATCATGGTTACAGACAGTTCCTCAGGGTTCATGGCTGTTAGttaccagcagctcctgagttTCTTCATATTTGACCAAAAGAAACCTTTTTATTTAAGTTACAGATCTGAAGATTAACTGTCTTGAGGGGCAGGAATAATGTGGTACTGTCTATAGAATTTTCTGCaggctttaaagaaaaagacaaccaaaaaaccacaccagaaagccccacaaaagaaaaaaatccccaacaccAAAGCACAGTTTATCCTCTAGAAACTGTACCTAGTTGCTGATTAGCATGGATGGGACAGCTTTATGTGCATGCACGTACATAGCttgaaatattgaaattacAAGATGCCAATCACATTTGTGTTTTTCAGTCTGGTTTCAGATGCAGAGACCACAGCACATCTTCAGAAAGAATGCAGAGTTTGCAGAAACGACACGAAAAACCTTTAGCTACgagccaggggagcagggcagagcagagccctgaacCTCTGTATTTTGAGGTACTGGTGTATGAAAACCCTTTCCACATAGCAATGCCAGTTATGTGTGGAATAAGTGATGTTCTCAATGGGAAGTTACAAAACATCTGGCTCCAAGAGGTGTACAGTCAAGGTCACGGATTTATTAGATGATCCTTGCATTGTGTACACAAAGAGACTTGGATTTGGGTGTTGTGGAAAGTGCAGTAATACAGAACACTGTGGTTGACAAATTAAATAAGCAGCCTTCAATTAACTTTTTCTGTTCACTTGTGAATAGAAATTGGTGTGTTTGCTGGCTTATCCTCTCTAATTGTAATaggatttattattttggtgtaaaaaagaaaatttttcattaaaattactatttggatacagaaatgctttcttaattttgcattattttctaTTAGTGTCTCATAATCCCTTCTAGTTTATGTGGGACTTAGGGATTCAATTTGTTTTCCTACTTTAAGCAGTTTCAGTTGATGCTTCTCAGGTGACTTTGGTTccatcctttttatttttaacttctgtATTGTTTAGGATGAAGATGAGTTTCCAGAGCTGAATAGTGACAATGGCAGCAGCAAAAGTAGTAGCATCCAACAGAAGATTTCACCCAAAGTTgtaagtatttattttcttttgcaaagcATTGTGTTTTGAGACTATTCAGTTTGTGTAATTTTTTAGGAATCTTTGCTACAAGACTTATGTTGCAGTAATTGGGATGATCTTGGGGTGTCTGTGTTACCAGCCTTGGATGCCAAGGAAGTGCCAGTTAAAATAAGTGGTGAAGGGAACCCATCTTAAAAAAGCCCAACAACACAActccaggatttttctcttttaatgaGATTGTAAAATACATGTAGCAAACACTCAGTGTCACAGACTGTCCCAGGCTGCATCATGATGCTTTCATGCAGACGTCTCTTAAAATTGTTAAATCTGCAGATATTTAGTAATGGTGtcagtttttcaaaataattacagTTTGTAGACTTTTTAGTTTCAAACTGCATCTGCTTTAAGGCTGTGGAAGCAGTTGTTGGaaaggtacttttttttttttagtatgtgatctacttaaatattttgttgcaGAACTGTGCCTATAGACTGCTTAATCTGGCTGCTTTCCAGGAAAGTCAAATCCAATGTGAAATCTTGGGGAGGGGGAAATTGTTTATTTAGTAATCAGATTGGAAAACCTTCTGAAGCCATCATTGGAGCTGAATAGAATAGCTTTCCCATACgaaaatgaaatataaagaaGTTTTATTAACTTGCTTATTAACTTGTGTCATCTAGCTGTAATTAATTAGCATGTCATACTGGTAATCAAAACCTTGGGTGATTTGATTTCTGAAATGCCCTATATTTGGTGGTCTGTAGAGAAAGGTCTTTTAACTGTGgcttttttgcattttgtttaaaattctaGTTGGATGACTTACCAGAGAATTCTCCAATCAATATAGTCCAAACTCCAATTCCCATTACAACCTCTGTACCAAAGCGTGCAAAAAGTCAGAAGAAGAAGGCCTTGGCTGCAGCACTTGCAACAGCTCAAGAGTATTCAGAGATAAGCATGGAACAGAAAAAACTTCAAGTGTGTAGCACCCTGCCCACCCCCAGCACTTGGTCAAGAGGAGGATTAGTTATCTGTTGCTCCTCTTAATCTCTAATAGCAGTAATCCTTTGTAAAGAATGTTGCAGGCACcatttctttgtatttattgtatATGATGTTCCTGTTGTAGGAGGCTTTATCAAAAGCAGCTGGGAAGAAGAGCAAGACCCCTGTTCAGCTGGATTTGGGTGACATGTTAGCAGCtcttgaaaagcagcagcaagcaaTGAAAGCTCGGCAGATCACCAACACCAGGCCTCTCTCATACACAGGTATTTCTAATGTGCCTGACAGCATTTTGTGCCAATATGAATGTGATTGATCTGAGCatcttaaatgtttttctttctgtcaagTTTTACCTGTTGAATATAAGCGTGATAAAAACCTGGGAAGAtgatttttaatgcatttctcAATAAATTGCCTGTGCTATCATCCTCTGAGCTGCTGTACACAGTGGTGAAAATCCATCTAGAGCTGAGGCTTTTAAGAAGATCTGCTATTCAAAACTCAGTTGTGTCCTGAGAGTAATTCAGTGCTGAAATGAATATGTGAAAGGAACAACTCTACTGCAGATGTTATAAAATACTCTTTGAAGGAGGGGATACCTTTGACAGTGATGTGGAGGGATATGTCACTAGGATATTCTTCCCATTTCTGCTGTTTATAGTTCAAGGTCTCCTGACCCAAGGCTTACTCAAATCAAATTTGTTTCTTAAGCTGTCCATTGTTTTTACCTTATGCTTTTATCATGCATAATGTCCAATGGCAATGAATTGTAACCTTACTACATCCTGTGTggagaaatttttctttctgctgtgtttttttggGATGGAGGTCagtattggggttttttgtgctgTAGCTCAAAATTCTGTTAGCTGTCACAGCCTTTGTATTACAAAGCCTGAGCagtctttcccttctttcctcttctgaTCCCTAGATGTCTGTCCAGTCTCTGAGGAGTCCTAGTCTATTTAGTTATTTAATTCTGGAAGTATCTTTTCTGAGAAtccatatttctttttctgtaccTTCATGTACTTCTactattcttttaaaaataagatcaGACATACACAGATTAGTTTATAGTTCCATCATGAATGTATACAATGGCTTAATTATGCTTTTTTCCTATGTCTGTATCAACACAACATTAAATTAGCTTTTTTAATACTACTTGCCAAATGCAGACTCGACATTTTAGTAATCACTTATAACCCTGCCAGTCTGATTCCTAAGCTCTTGTATGTAGCCTGGAGTCCATCATTATGCACATAGTTACCCTTTTCTTTCTGGTGTGTTGGTTCCTTTACCTGCTTTGAGTTTCAGCAGTGTTCAAACATTAATTCAAGTTGGCAAGGTTATATCAAACAAAGCTCGGCGAGGAACTGTTGGCATTTCCATTGGAGACAGCActtgttttattctttctggCAAAAGATCCACTTAACTACATGCTGCTCTCTCTCCTCTGTTTTGTCCTCTCAACTATTCAAGTCTTTAACAACTGAAAATCAACGTTTGGATAAATATTTGCAATTTATCTTACCATAATCATCTAACTAATAAAGCTACATGTGGTCATTTGAGAGAGACCCCTTaccatttattaaaataattcctgGAATACACAGTTTCCTAAAACATGAGGCTAATTTGAAGAAAGCTTAAAACCATCTGGAAGCAACAATATCTGGTGATGTAATTTTCCTGTCATTATgagctgctttttttccaaggaaggaaaatctaCTTAGAGAATTCATCAGTGGAAATTCTGAAAACAGTGTTGAAATAAAGCTGACATGGCTTTTGGTGAAACTAATATCTATCTTGAATTTagttggcagtgctgctccctttCATACCAAAGAATCTGCCAGCAGAAAGTCCTTCACAAAGGGACAGCCCTCTATGGGTTGCCTTAATCCTTTGGATTCAACTGCCCCAAAagtgaagagaggaaaagagagagagattgCAAAACTGAAACGCCCTACAGCActtaaaaaggtaaaaatgtgCCAGCCTTGGAGTGTTTTGAGCCACACTCATACttcaaaaataatattaaaaaacctCTGTTGTTTTCTTAGTTGAAGACTACTTGCCATGAGCATTGAGCAAGGGAATTATGAGCTTCTGCCTCCAGTTCTGTTAAATTGATGCTCTCTCCTTTGGGTCTAGACATAGAACATAACTTTGATATTCACATAATCAGTTGAAGTTAATAAAAATGTATGTCAATACAGATTGCAagggtgttttctttttttaactacGGGCACCAGGACACATGGAAAAGCTTCCATAGTTTTTTCATGTGGCTGATTCCTAGTCTGTAGTGTAATTTAGTATGGCAACCTTAGTTTTTCTTACTCCTTTTTATAGAGATGGGTAAAGAATTTGAAGCAAACCCACAATTTTTGAGTAAGCTTAGAAATAATATTAATTGCCTGTATATATCTATAGTCACACAGTCATAAGCTAGATATGTGCAGAAGGAATAGAGTATATATATGGAGATCAGAAggtaaaatagaaaaaagtgaCCCCTAAAAATGCTGGCCTTTTTCTGACTGGCCTGTGGTCTGAGGTAGAGGAATTCACCTGTTCAGAAAAGTTTTCTGAACTCTTTGTTGTCAAGGCTTTTATGTTTTTGCTATTAAAAATGGTAATAATTGGTATGCCTGCATAAAGTATTCTTTCACAGGCATGGGGATGAGGAATTGTTAATGAGTGAATGTTATGTATCAGAAAGGAAGCTGTAAAAGTACTTAAACTACTGGAAGTACTATTTATGTAGAAGTGTGTGAGTACTGAGTATACCATCTGTAAAATGCTGCAGTGAAATAGTCTTTGTAATCCAAGAGGAAACTTGAAATGATTTCCAGGGTTTCTAACCTGGCATGAGTAGGAGGGTTCAAAACAACTTGCTTAACATTATGTCCAGTGAAAGGGGTGTTTTTATTTACAGGTATATCTGACTTTCAGATGCTGACAggtgttggttttgtttctagattattttgaaagagagagaagagaagaaaggcCGTTTATCAGCTGACCACAGCCTTCTGGGTTCTGATGAACAGAAAGAGGCTCATTTGAACCTGACTGCTGACCAGTCTCAGGAGCTGGCCTCTCAGGAAGGTTGGTCTCTGTCTCTAGATGCCCATCACTTCCCCTCAGCTATACTAATCTGCTTATTCttatattttatgtttctctTCTTATGCCCCACAATTGGCATAAGAAGAGAAACATAAAATATGTTTCTCTTCTTAGCTGTCCTTCAGTTGTGGAAGGCTCAGTACACTGGGGTTCTCAGTACATGATCTCCATACAGCATTTTAATTATCATCTCAAGTGGCTGTTCCCACCACATGTCAGAGTTGATAGTAGTTTTGATAAGCAAGCAAAATGGGGCTCTTGTCAACCGTGCTATGTTGATAACAGTACTTTTTGATGATGAACACACTCAAAGTTTTCCAGATATAGAAGTTGCAAACTGTAAATAGATTTTTCCAGTTTGTTGAACATGTCAATCAGCTGCAATTTCTGATTTGTCAGTTTGCAGCAGCAGGCATGAGCAACTGAGAAGCTTCAGTGAATGTTCAATGTCTTCAATGTGTTTGGCGCAGTGggagtgggggaaggaggtgtCTATCAGGATTCTGCATGTGCTGCTTCAtaactttttcttctgaatgGACCTGTCTGACTAGAGTGGGAAAATCCTAGATGTTTTAGGAATAAGTTagagtattttatatatataaatagtaAGGAATTATTGGGAGAAGTAATAACAtttaaacaggttttttcttctgtttt
Encoded here:
- the SECISBP2L gene encoding selenocysteine insertion sequence-binding protein 2-like gives rise to the protein MDKADKNVKLSAEVEPFIPQKKGPETLMIPMALPNDSGGINGMEPTPIPSYLITCYPFVQENQSNRQFPLYNNDIRWQQPSPNPAGPYLAYPIISAQPPVSTEYTYYQLMPAPCAQVMGFYHPFPTPYPAPFQAASAVSTVTAECAERPSPSGQVFPLSTQRSRSTNRGPVIQKQQQLQMHIKSKRPPVKNVATQKETSSSGPENRSKIVLLVDASQQTDFPSDIANKSLSESASTMLWKSKGRRRRTSHPAAESSSEQGASEADIDSDSGYCSPKHGNNQAAAMASRNTDSCAMNVVEPSINTTGIGWTNVNSQATQKKPWIEKTPTFSRGGRQAEQRNNPQSGFRCRDHSTSSERMQSLQKRHEKPLATSQGSRAEQSPEPLYFEDEDEFPELNSDNGSSKSSSIQQKISPKVLDDLPENSPINIVQTPIPITTSVPKRAKSQKKKALAAALATAQEYSEISMEQKKLQEALSKAAGKKSKTPVQLDLGDMLAALEKQQQAMKARQITNTRPLSYTVGSAAPFHTKESASRKSFTKGQPSMGCLNPLDSTAPKVKRGKEREIAKLKRPTALKKIILKEREEKKGRLSADHSLLGSDEQKEAHLNLTADQSQELASQEETGLSMPSDTSLSPASQNSPYCMTPVSQGSPASSGIGSPMASSAITKIHSKRFREYCNQVLSKEIDECVTLLLQELVSFQERIYQKDPTRAKARRRLVMGLREVTKHMKLNKIKCVIISPNCEKIQSKGGLDEALYNVIAMAREQEIPFVFALGRKALGRCVNKLVPVSVVGIFNYSGAEDLFNKLVSLTEEARKAYRDMVAAMEQEQAEEALKNVKKAPHHMGHSRNPSAASAISFCSVISEPISEVNEKEYETNWRNMVETSDGLETSENERESVCKAAVPEKAGNGQMEKTTLNKQPPLATTGTTSATNHGKSTPGDKDEVKPDDNLEWGSQQSTETGSLDGSCRDLLNSSMTSTTSTLVPGMLEEEEEEEEDDDEDYAHEPISVEVQLNSRIESWVSETQRTMETLQLGKTLSGAEEDNAEQSEEEEMETSEQADPGTDGEEWTNDKHASNTQHKPTICSSLNKEHTDSIYMP